In the genome of Cryptococcus deuterogattii R265 chromosome 6, complete sequence, one region contains:
- a CDS encoding nucleosome assembly protein 1-like 1, whose translation MSQSQDIQRADSHLDVAPTPQNTPLETGVLQNRPANLGQPTVETLQEGEESEEDEEVGGANPASLLAQNPALLAFAQSKLDGLVGKPSGYIESLPLAVRRRIDGLKGVQAKHSEIEGEFQLAILELEKKFLVKYQPLYERREAIVKGEAEPTESEIEAGQASDLEDSDVEEEEEKETKEEATGGENVKGIPEFWLTALKNHVPTAETISDRDEEALKHLVDVRLSYLDGDKPGFKLHFVFTANEFFEDAELTKTYYYQEQVGYGGDFVYDKAIGTDIKWKEEKDLTKKVEIKKQRNKTTGRTRTIRKVVPTDSFFNFFKPPQPPTPETLEASDIDEEELEELDSRLELDYQIGEDFKEKIIPRAVDYFTGKALRYEDFEEEDDFEDEDDFEDDDDEDAEGAADANAAAANPDCKQQ comes from the exons ATGTCCCAGTCCCAAGACATTCAGCGCGCCGACTCTCACCTCGACGTTGCTCCTACCCCCCAAAACACCCCTCTCGAAACTGGTGTGCTCCAGAACCGACCTGCCAACTTGGGCCAGCCCACCGTAGAGACTCTCcaggaaggcgaagagagtgaggaggatgaggaagttggTGGTGCTAATCCCGCTTCTCTCTTGGCACAG AACCctgcccttcttgcctttgccCAGTCCAAGCTTGACGGGCTTGTCGGCAAGCCTTCTGGTTACATTGAGTCACTTCCCCTTGCGGTCCGACGAAGAATCGATGGTTTGAAGGGTGTGCAGGCCAAACACTCTGAGATTGAAGGCGAGTTCCAGTTGGCCATCCTCgagttggaaaagaag TTCCTTGTCAAGTACCAACCCCTTTACGAACGTCGAGAGGCCATTGTCAAGGGCGAGGCTGAGCCTACTGAATCTGAGATTGAGGCCGGCCAGGCTTCTGATTTGGAAGACTCTgatgttgaggaagaggaggagaaggagaccaaggaggaggctACTGGCGGCGAGAACGTCAAGGGTATTCCCGAGTTCTGGTTGACTGCTTTGAAGAACCACGTCCCTACTGCCGAGACTATTTCCGAccgagatgaggaggctCTCAAGCACCTTGTTGACGTTCGACTCTCGTATCTCGACGGTGACAAGCCCGGATTCAAGCTCCACTTTGTATTCACCGCTAATGAGTTCTTTGAGGACGCCGAGTTGACAAAGACCTACTACTACCAA GAACAAGTTGGCTACGGTGGTGACTTTGTCTATGACAAGGCTATCGGTACCGATATTaagtggaaggaagagaaggaccTTACCAAGAAGGTCGAGAtcaagaagcagaggaacaAGA CCACTGGCCGAACACGTACTATCCGAAAAGTTGTCCCTACCgactctttcttcaactttttcaAGCCTCCTCAGCCCCCTACCCCCGAGACTCTTGAAGCTTCTGATAttgacgaggaagagctcgaagagcttgacagtcgacttgagcttgactACCAGATTGGCGAGGACTTTAAGGAGAAGATTATCCCCCGAGCTGTTGACTACTTTACCGGCAAGGCTTTAAGGTATGAGgactttgaagaggaggacgattttgaggatgaggatgactttgaggacgacgatgacgag GATGCCGAGGGTGCGGCCGATGCTAATGCCGCTGCTGCGAATCCCGACTGCAAGCAGCAGTAA
- a CDS encoding arp2/3 complex 34 kDa subunit, whose protein sequence is MILLESHNVIINDVLSDRFERPSRADIQFVDYDNVRFHLSTPSSKTQLLLSMGIQCWPDLVKYGAREHLQNEYQGYLLAEADTEPEYNVSLLIDLERLPESPEERVALISKIAHLKSTAMSSPFLAAFAEQASLQASYKEPAGAQQADLQPSEVKGDLKVVKYREEEAIFIQASHDRVTIIFSTVFKEETDRVYGRVFLQEFVDARRLHSLQNAPQVMYSNREPPLEIRHLPGLKNGEDWGYVTFVLFPRHFANPSQALATINRIQLFRDYLHYHIKCSKAYMHSRMRYRVAEFLKILNRAKPEIASEKKTASGRTFRSR, encoded by the exons ATGATCCTCTTAGAA TCCCACAACGTGATCATCAACGATGTCCTTTCCGACCGTTTCGAGAG GCCCTCTCGAGCAGATATCCAGTTTGTAGACTACGACAATGTCCGATTCCACCTGTCCACCCCATCATCCAAGactcagcttcttctctccatgGGTATCCAATGCTGGCCTGACCTTGTCAAGTATGGTGCCCGTGAACATCTCCAAAACGAGTACCAAGGCTATCTTCTCGCTGAGGCTGATACAGAGCCGGAATACAACGTTAGTTTGTTGATTGATTTGGAAAGATTGCCCGAGAGTCCGG AGGAGCGAGTCGCTCTTATTTCCAAAATTGCTCATCTAAAGTCTACCGCAATgtcatctcctttcctGGCTGCTTTTGCAGAACAAGCGTCTCTTCAAGCATCTTACAAGGAGCCCGCCGGTGCTCAGCAAGCAGACTTGCAGCCATCCGAGGTCAAGGGAGATTTGAAGGTTGTAAAGtaccgagaagaagaagccatcTTCATTCAGGCCAGCCACGATCGGGTGactatcatcttctctacGGTGTTTAAGGAGGAGACAGACCGAGTCTATGGAAGAGTGTTCTTGCAG GAATTCGTGGATGCTCGAAGACTACACAGTCTTCAAAATGCTCCTCAAGTCATGTACTCTAACCGCGAGCCTCCTCTCGAAATCCGACATCTCCCTGGACTCAAGAATGGCGAAGATTGGGGTTATGTCACTTTTG ttctcttccctcgtcaCTTTGCAAACCCATCCCAAGCTCTTGCTACCATCAACCGCATCCAGCTTTTCCGCGATTACTTGCACTACCACATCAAGTGCTCCAAGGCCTACATGCACTCTCGAATGCGATACAGGGTTGCCGAATTCCTCAAAATTCTTAACCGAGCGAAGCCCGAAATTGCtagtgagaagaagaccgCTAGTGGTAGGACGTTCAGATCGCGTtag
- a CDS encoding protein EFR3 — protein MGCIPCRTLQPEVTHLKACYPPPKALLTAGPEYRPLSQDLSKLTYFATNKPSKLAKIGEELEKRVTLESARASSGNHKYRASLLISLAILRALLTECKRDIALFARSTLRVIDKSLDVRVYQHGGIDLEVVGRAAAAFIAYTTYTDGSAVGVDDILTKTYFDILRKFGSIATVSLLDSSEKPDMEQQNRTRLIALAGLNGAATSDTIFASTRDFPRQIDLIIPPLLVNIFEGQISELKLETAKIGMDASPSPYFTEFAAKGPIAQRKAPSLHAHIPGEKGPTSADVISAALRSLHSLLQQCNVTQATQIIDRLVMFLDKHGWQYAERDCFVAEQVTAWIPLQYRFIVPTRLVEVLMGLQDAPPTPKHTSTLVMVTTILNSTTSLVGLGVTDLLQNLISLIIRRLHFDLCDALLPPLVQCISSLGTHIYYADQINDIVEELALRIAEIPSSDSARSEIIRILTCCISGVMIITDAADNDAESKQGNNVSQPTPSTPGSPTPPNKGKSPAPAESPFLTPLFEYPRSQVHRSSRRNPIFSEVWQETLPLLCEANYAVRSTYARALILFLETEMQRGPTPSATPDKQNVQNRGKEKQFSASMGTYRFCHALNATVYSLMMSSCLGLGDGDGVPTGVPITATASPELHTAANTNPTTSVVTVKDSDSPVALAPDSGRPTPASGGSGSEGATSNREKGVSFKVTAPSLGETPTQAQSGSGANTPPKRNSRSHRPSLPFNRLQSFTHLSSFDNVATPLDFAAALRILDAMHTVVPVAALVTGTPMLLALDRDAGNELVRRPGDGRAGAWVLERKRAIRELVCLVWRRIGDRWGIAEIDELANKALASLPEPYLIPPYPAPASPLVFLSLPEEPVSFVQHTLEGESSSTAKPLLDQDTLLNVLVKSRTVQQATRMDEAGLIKMFNGNWSVERAIKDSVERFSSANIRPEDDSHYNAASALLMSMNNASYQSVNGARYSRTVDVTDLRDALGGRVDTVSTSGAPSVASFDDSFHSQSAPRSSSQARRMNKEADVKEVLKDIFRDKKKGTKAPKGFVINRVKGGSEGEDVRTSTGDENSLGMSGMTQEEGAAGHDVVRGPSLDLSLGRPVDMPSSS, from the exons ATGGGGTGTATCCCCTGTAGAACTCTCCAGCCAGAGGTCACCCATCTCAAGGCCTgctatcctcctccaaaagCCCTTCTCACCGCAGGCCCAGAATACCGCCCGCTCTCCCAAGACCTCTCCAAACTCACCTACTTTGCGACAAACAAGCCATCCAAGCTCGCAAAGATCGGCGAAGAACTCGAGAAGCGTGTTACCTTGGAATCTGCCAGAGCCAGCTCGGGCAACCACAAGTACCGTGCCAGCCTCCTCATTAGTCTTGCCATCCTCCGTGCCCTCTTGACGGAATGTAAACGCGACATTGCTCTTTTCGCCCGTTCCACGTTACGCGTGATTGACAAGAGTCTCGATGTACGGGTGTACCAGCACGGAGGTATTGATCTCGAGGTCGTCGGCAGGGCTGCAGCTGCCTTCATCGCGTATACAACGTATACCGATGGATCCGCCGTGGGCGTGGATGACATCCTTACCAAGACATATTTTGATATCCTGCGCAAGTTTGGCAGCATAGCAACTGTAAGCTTGTTAGACTCGAGCGAGAAACCGGATATGGAGCAGCAGAATCGAACAAGGCTTATAGCTCTTGCCGGACTGAACGGCGCAGCCACTTCGGACACCATCTTTGCTTCTACCAGAGACTTTCCCCGGCAGATTGACCTCATCATACCCCCCTTGCTGGTCAACATCTTTGAAGGGCAGATATCCGAGCTCAAGCTCGAGACCGCAAAGATTGGTATGGATGCCAGTCCATCACCCTACTTTACCGAGTTTGCGGCGAAGGGCCCGATCGCCCAGCGCAAAGCGCCTAGCTTGCATGCCCATATCCCAGGAGAAAAGGGCCCTACCTCTGCCGATGTCATATCTGCCGCTCTCCGCTCACTTCACTCACTTCTTCAGCAGTGCAATGTCACTCAAGCAACCCAGATCATCGACCGGCTAGTGATGTTCCTCGACAAGCATGGGTGGCAGTATGCCGAGAGGGACTGTTTTGTCGCAGAACAAGTGACGGCGTGGATACCCTTGCAGTATAGATTTATCGTCCCCACCCGGCTCGTCGAAGTCCTTATGGGCCTGCAAGACGCGCCCCCTACACCCAAACACACGTCGACGCTTGTCATGGTTACCACCATTCTCAACTCTACCACCTCCCTCGTCGGGTTGGGCGTCACCGACCTCTTACAAaatctcatctccctcatcatccgccGACTCCACTTTGACCTCTGTGAcgctctccttcccccacTCGTACAGTGTATTAGCAGCCTTGGGACGCACATTTACTACGCTGACCAAATCAATGATATCGTCGAAGAACTCGCGCTACGTATTGCTGAAATTCCATCAAGTGATTCCGCCAGATCAGAGATTATCAGGATATTGACATGCTGTATCTCGGGTGTGATGATCATTACCGATGCGGCCGATAACGATGCAGAGTCTAAACAAGGTAACAACGTTTCCCAACCAACACCGAGCACCCCTGGCAGCCCCACGCCTCCTAACAAGGGTAAATCGCCAGCACCAGCAGAGTCACCCTTTCTTACACCTCTTTTCGAATACCCACGCTCCCAAGTCCACCGTTCATCACGACGCAACCCCATTTTCTCAGAAGTGTGGCAAGAAACCCTCCCACTTTTATGCGAAGCTAATTATGCCGTACGATCGACTTATGCGCGCGCCTTGATCCTGTTCTTGGAAACTGAGATGCAAAGAGGTCCAACACCTAGTGCGACGCCTGATAAGCAGAATGTACAAAatagaggaaaggaaaagcagTTTTCTGCCAGTATGGGGACGTACAGGTTCTGTCATGCGCTCAACGCAACAGTGTACTCGCTCATGATGAGTTCTTGCCTCGGCTTGGGCGATGGGGATGGCGTCCCTACAGGAGTCCCGATAACAGCGACGGCTTCGCCAGAATTACATACTGCTGCCAATACCAACCCCACCACTTCCGTCGTCACCGTCAAAGATTCGGATTCCCCCGTGGCTCTTGCTCCGGATTCCGGTCGTCCTACTCCTGCCTCTGGCGGCTCTGGATCCGAGGGCGCTACATCTAATCGCGAGAAGGGCGTATCCTTCAAAGTCACTGCGCCCTCCCTTGGTGAGACACCCACCCAGGCGCAATCCGGATCAGGCGCCAACACCCCTCCCAAAAGGAACAGTCGTTCCCATCGCCCGTCCTTACCTTTCAACAGGCTCCAGTCTttcacccatctctcctCATTTGATAATGTCGCGACCCCGCTGGACTTTGCTGCTGCCCTTCGTATCCTCGATGCGATGCATACGGTAGTCCCTGTAGCAGCGCTTGTCACTGGAACGCCAATGTTGTTGGCCCTCGATAGAGACGCAGGGAACGAGCTTGTGAGAAGACCGGGTGATGGACGGGCTGGAGCGTGGgtgttggagaggaagagggcgatAAGGGAGTTGGTTTGCTTggtttggaggaggattggGGACAGGTGGGGGATCGCAGAGATTGATGAGTTGGCGAACAAG GCTTTGGCTTCCCTCCCTGAACCATACCTCATCCCGCCATACCCCGCTCCAGCCAGTCCGCTCGTCTTTTTATCTCTCCCCGAAGAACCAGTTTCGTTCGTTCAACATACCCTTGAAGGCGAATCATCCTCGACAGCAAAACCGTTGTTAGATCAAGATACCTTGCTGAATGTGCTCGTGAAATCTAGGACGGTCCAGCAGGCGACACGGATGGATGAAGCTGGATTGATTAAAATGTTTAATGGGAACTGGAGTGTAGAGCGGGCTATCAAGGATT CTGTAGAAAGGTTCTCTTCAGCCAATATCCGACCTGAGGATGATTCCCATTACAATGCTGCTAGCGCACTGCTCATGAGTATGAACAATGCCAGCTACCAGAGTGTCAATGGTGCAAGATACTCGCGGACAGTGGATGTTACAGACTTGAGAGATGCTCTCG GTGGACGAGTAGATACTGTCTCCACCTCTGGTGCACCCTCCGTCGCCTCCTTCGATGATTCTTTCCATTCCCAATCTGCCCCTCGATCAAGCTCACaggcgaggaggatgaacaAGGAAGCAGATGTCAAGGAAGTTCTGAAAGATATCTTTAGggataagaagaaggggacaAAAGCGCCCAAAGGCTTCGTCATCAATAGGGTAAAGGGTGGAAGTGAGGGTGAGGACGTTAGGACGTCGACGGGGGACGAGAATAGTTTGGGGATGAGTGGTATGactcaagaagaaggtgcgGCTGGGCACGACGTGGTTAGGGGTCCATCTTTGGATCTTTCATTGGGCCGACCTGTCGATATgcccagcagcagctga
- a CDS encoding guanine nucleotide-binding protein G(o) subunit alpha, with protein sequence MGGCMSSPSTGDPVAEARSKEIDRALKEDEKRMAKEVKLLLLGAGASGKSTILKQMRLIHDRPFESDEVEDYRKLTFSNIVGGMRAIIDVMDELGLAVQPETRRYISLIDAEPPINTNEPYPTKYLTALKSLWVDSGVQACYKRGNEFALAENMPYFYGDLDRLFAKDFKPSNDDILRVRSKTTGITETRFPINDVVFRLFDVGGQRSERRKWASCFENVTAILFLVALSDYNSCLIEDRESNGMQEALMLFDSICNSQWFNKSSIILFLNKADLLQVKIQDPNQQIHKNFHEFEGKPYSFQDAVDFFKIKFRSLNRTPQKGIYCHVTTAVDRQNVKVVMTACQDTILKNALRDMAIL encoded by the exons ATGGGTGGATGTATGTCTTCGCCCTCGACTGGAGATCCAGTAGCGGAAGCTCGTAGTAAGGAGATTGACAGAGCTCTGAAGGAA GATGAGAAACGTATGGCAAAAGAAGTCAAGCTGTTATTGTTAGGGGCAGGAGCGAGTGGAAAGTCAACGAT ATTGAAACAGATGCGCCTGATACATGACAGGCCATTTGAATCAGATGAAGTCGAAGACTACAG GAAGCTCACATTCTCCAACATCGTCGGTGGCATGCGAGCCATCATCGATGTGATGGACGAATTAGGTCTTGCAGTCCAACCTGAAACCCGCAGATACATTTCCCTCATCGATGCCGAACCACCTATAAATACTAACGAACCTTACCCTACCAAGTATCTTACCGCTCTCAAAAGTCTCTGGGTGGACTCAGGGGTACAAGCATGCTACAAGCGAGGAAATGAGTTTGCTTTGGCGGAGAATATGCCGTACTTTTATGGCGATTTGGACAGGTTGTTCGCGAAAGATTTTAAACCGAGTAATGATGATATATTAAGAGTTAGAAGTAAGACGACAG GTATCACGGAGACAAGGTTCCCTATCAACGATGTGGTGTTTAGGTTATTTGATGTTGGTGGTCAGAGatcagaaagaaggaagtgggCTTCATGCTTCG AGAACGTTACTGCGATTTTGTTCCTTGTAGCTCTCTCAGATTACAATTCGTGTCTGATAGAAGACCGAG AATCAAACGGTATGCAAGAAGCTCTCATGTTATTTGACTCTATTTGTAACTCCCAAT GGTTCAACAAGTCATCAATC ATTCTATTCCTCAACAAGGCcgatcttctccaagtCAAGATCCAAGACCCAAATCAGCAGATTCACAAGAACTTCCATGAATTCGAGGGCAAACCGTATTCCTTCCAGGATGCGGTCGACTTTTTCAAGATCAAGTTTAGGTCGTTGAATAGGACACCGCAAAAGGGAATTTACTGCCATGTGACGACGGCAGTGGATAGGCAGAATGTCAAAGTTGTAATGACTGCTTGTCAA GATACAATCTTGAAAAATGCCCTGAGAGATATGGCTATTCTATAA